The following are encoded in a window of Natrononativus amylolyticus genomic DNA:
- a CDS encoding sulfatase: protein MNVLLIDVDSLRPDHLGCYGYGRETSPTIDSIARQGVRFERCYASDTPCLPSRTALATCRFGIDTGVVTHHGEGQRYDEPGDGHDPGSAVVPAFRHLAEHGVYTASVSQFAQRHLAYHFSANFQESITPTATAGGPAIEDCSDVTPIAESWIDRHAGDGDWLLHVNYWDVHHPYLGIEEFLEPVRESGPAPSWPDQEAIDDQRGMTGVRCADLWPSATQYRGDWEDFYDYPMPESVEGPEDVAQFVDGYDASIRRVDGEVSKLLECLERNGIREETAVVVTADHGEAFGEHGIYAEHAFPHPACQRVPLIVSWPGVTDDAAGAAIDGQVYQFDLVPTVCELADVPIPSGWDAEAFTPALETGAFDGRETIVSGHGIYTYGRAVYRDRWLYVRLVHPGVYSLPGLYNDPDLPSDGLELLHDLESDPNQTTNLAAERPEKAAELRGALDRWLADRLSDARRGRNRGEGRGVDPLARTAARGPYLYVDPAELLALYREHGRTAEQIAALTRSMERFPRAR, encoded by the coding sequence GTGAACGTTCTCCTGATAGACGTCGATTCGCTTCGTCCCGACCACCTCGGCTGTTACGGCTACGGCCGCGAGACGAGTCCGACGATCGACTCGATCGCACGGCAGGGCGTCCGCTTCGAGCGGTGTTACGCCTCCGACACCCCCTGTCTGCCGAGCCGAACGGCCCTCGCGACGTGTCGGTTCGGGATCGACACCGGCGTCGTCACCCACCACGGCGAGGGACAGCGCTACGACGAGCCGGGCGACGGCCACGATCCCGGCTCCGCGGTCGTGCCCGCGTTCCGCCACCTCGCAGAGCACGGCGTCTACACCGCGTCGGTGAGCCAGTTCGCCCAGCGTCACCTCGCGTACCACTTTAGCGCCAACTTCCAGGAGTCGATTACTCCCACCGCGACGGCGGGCGGGCCGGCGATCGAGGACTGTTCGGACGTGACGCCGATCGCCGAGTCGTGGATCGACCGCCACGCCGGAGACGGCGACTGGCTCCTCCACGTCAACTACTGGGACGTCCACCATCCCTACCTCGGGATCGAGGAGTTCCTCGAGCCCGTCCGCGAGTCGGGGCCGGCGCCGTCGTGGCCCGATCAGGAGGCGATCGACGACCAGCGAGGGATGACCGGCGTCCGCTGTGCGGACCTGTGGCCGAGCGCGACGCAGTACCGCGGCGACTGGGAGGACTTTTACGACTACCCGATGCCGGAATCCGTCGAGGGACCCGAAGACGTCGCTCAGTTCGTCGACGGCTACGACGCGAGCATCCGTCGCGTCGACGGCGAGGTTTCGAAACTGCTCGAGTGCCTCGAGCGAAACGGCATCCGCGAGGAGACCGCCGTCGTCGTCACCGCAGATCACGGGGAAGCCTTCGGCGAACACGGGATCTACGCCGAACACGCGTTCCCGCACCCGGCCTGCCAGCGCGTGCCGCTGATCGTCTCCTGGCCGGGCGTCACCGACGACGCGGCGGGCGCGGCGATCGACGGCCAGGTGTACCAGTTCGATCTCGTCCCGACGGTGTGCGAACTGGCCGACGTGCCGATTCCGTCGGGGTGGGACGCCGAGGCGTTCACGCCCGCCCTCGAGACCGGAGCCTTCGACGGCCGGGAGACGATCGTCTCCGGACACGGGATCTACACCTACGGCCGCGCCGTCTACCGGGACAGGTGGCTGTACGTCCGGCTCGTCCACCCCGGCGTCTACTCCCTCCCGGGCCTCTACAACGACCCCGACCTGCCGAGCGACGGGCTCGAGCTGTTGCACGACCTCGAGTCGGATCCGAACCAGACGACCAATCTCGCCGCGGAGCGACCGGAGAAGGCGGCCGAACTCCGCGGCGCGCTCGACCGCTGGCTCGCCGACCGCCTCTCGGACGCGCGGAGGGGTCGGAATCGCGGCGAGGGTCGCGGCGTCGATCCGCTCGCGCGCACCGCCGCCAGGGGGCCGTACCTCTACGTCGATCCGGCGGAACTGCTGGCGCTCTACCGCGAGCACGGTCGGACGGCCGAGCAGATCGCGGCGCTCACCCGGTCGATGGAGCGATTCCCTCGAGCCCGCTAA
- a CDS encoding amidohydrolase family protein yields the protein MTAETPHAAWRRDQPVIDMHTHIDPERLEEAIELMDRNGLEAMVDISAYTGEAFDEFVEATAEYPGRFGVFGGFEFEDFGEDGWLERELDRMDDAVAAGAVGFKIHKRMGLVYTDPDGSTVRVDDERLAPLFGRASELDVPIAFHTADPKAFFEPLEPENERWAELSENPDWWWGDREEHPYDWWQLIRQLETVIERHPETTFLGVHWGCAAEEVGYVADVMRENPNYIVDVSARLGEIGRHEAEFVREIFLEFQDRILFGTDLGVRDSLMLGAPQGFDPTHEQAEEFYDAHWRYFETDREGIAHPTPIQGDWTVDAIDLPRAVLEKFYVENAQRYLGV from the coding sequence GTGACCGCCGAAACGCCTCACGCGGCGTGGCGACGCGACCAGCCGGTGATCGATATGCACACGCACATCGACCCCGAACGGCTCGAGGAGGCGATCGAACTCATGGATCGCAACGGTCTCGAGGCGATGGTCGACATCTCTGCCTACACCGGCGAGGCGTTCGACGAGTTCGTCGAGGCGACCGCGGAGTACCCCGGTCGGTTCGGCGTTTTCGGCGGGTTCGAGTTCGAGGACTTCGGCGAGGACGGCTGGCTCGAGCGCGAACTCGACCGCATGGACGACGCCGTCGCCGCCGGCGCCGTCGGCTTCAAGATCCACAAGCGGATGGGGCTCGTCTACACGGATCCCGACGGGAGCACGGTCCGCGTCGACGACGAGCGACTCGCCCCGCTGTTCGGGAGGGCGAGCGAGCTCGACGTGCCGATCGCCTTTCACACCGCCGACCCGAAGGCATTTTTCGAGCCGCTCGAGCCCGAAAACGAGCGCTGGGCCGAACTCTCGGAGAACCCCGACTGGTGGTGGGGCGACCGCGAGGAGCACCCCTACGACTGGTGGCAGCTCATCCGCCAGCTCGAGACCGTCATCGAACGCCACCCCGAGACGACGTTCCTCGGCGTCCACTGGGGCTGTGCCGCAGAGGAGGTCGGCTACGTCGCCGACGTCATGCGCGAGAATCCGAACTACATCGTCGACGTCTCGGCTAGACTCGGCGAGATCGGCCGCCACGAGGCCGAGTTCGTCCGGGAAATCTTCCTCGAGTTCCAGGACCGGATCCTCTTCGGCACCGACCTCGGCGTCCGTGACTCGCTCATGTTGGGGGCACCCCAGGGGTTCGACCCGACCCACGAGCAGGCCGAGGAGTTCTACGACGCCCACTGGCGGTACTTCGAAACCGATCGGGAGGGGATCGCCCACCCGACGCCGATCCAGGGCGACTGGACCGTCGACGCGATCGACCTGCCGCGGGCGGTCCTCGAGAAGTTCTACGTGGAGAACGCCCAGCGGTATCTCGGCGTCTGA
- a CDS encoding universal stress protein produces MERALVILDDSNETDELLREAGELAAGVDAELVMLSLVDAEEFDEDLDVLETIADVEHADYDEDVILRSVVSDTERHAADVLEGVDVDSTAVATVLEDEEAGTILEIAEEYDCDHVFIGGRKRSPTGKVVFGDTTQSVLLNFDGRVTVELS; encoded by the coding sequence ATGGAACGTGCACTCGTGATCCTCGACGACTCGAACGAAACCGACGAACTGCTCAGGGAAGCCGGCGAACTGGCCGCCGGCGTCGACGCCGAACTCGTGATGCTCTCGCTCGTCGACGCCGAGGAGTTCGACGAGGACTTAGACGTCCTCGAGACGATCGCGGACGTCGAGCACGCAGACTACGACGAAGACGTCATCCTCCGGTCGGTCGTCTCCGACACCGAACGGCACGCGGCGGACGTCCTCGAGGGCGTCGACGTCGATTCGACGGCCGTCGCCACCGTCCTCGAAGACGAGGAAGCGGGGACGATCCTCGAGATCGCCGAGGAGTACGACTGCGACCACGTCTTCATCGGCGGCCGCAAGCGATCCCCGACCGGCAAGGTCGTCTTCGGTGATACGACCCAGTCGGTGTTGCTCAACTTCGACGGCCGCGTCACTGTCGAACTGTCCTGA
- a CDS encoding aminotransferase class V-fold PLP-dependent enzyme yields MTDEQSIYDELEVPTVINAASTKTRIGGSLIRPEAVEAMASAAESFVRISDLQARASDLISEVTGAEAGYVASGAAACLTLGTAACIADTDLKTMDELPLAEGAANEVIMPRSHRNGYDHAIRLAGAKIVDVGNNDNHLGTGSVNTELWEIEAAITEKTAAVAYMQKSYSQPDLEDVCAVAHEHDVPVIVDAAAELPPKRNLSRFIDEGADLVVFSGGKAIRGPQASGILAGREDLIESAAMQHLDMHVAEDVWEPPANLIDLERFAGVPRQGVGRPLKVGKEEIAGLIRALQLFVDEDHDARVREWTERTDGMASALREEEGLSITVTEAEKTAVAPEVYVTLDPEIAGIDVETLVAELRTEDPRVFVGPDYLHESAFTVNPMCLTDEEAEYVVERIRSYLA; encoded by the coding sequence ATGACCGACGAGCAATCGATCTACGACGAACTCGAGGTGCCGACCGTCATCAACGCGGCGAGCACCAAAACGCGGATCGGGGGGAGCCTCATCCGGCCGGAGGCCGTCGAGGCGATGGCGAGCGCGGCGGAGTCGTTCGTCCGCATCTCGGACCTCCAGGCTCGAGCGAGCGACCTCATCTCTGAGGTGACGGGCGCGGAGGCGGGTTACGTCGCCAGCGGCGCGGCGGCGTGTCTCACCCTCGGGACGGCCGCCTGTATCGCCGACACCGACCTGAAGACGATGGACGAGCTCCCGCTGGCCGAGGGTGCCGCGAACGAGGTGATCATGCCCCGCTCGCACCGCAACGGCTACGACCACGCGATCCGCCTCGCGGGGGCGAAAATCGTCGACGTCGGCAACAACGACAACCACCTCGGCACCGGCTCCGTGAACACCGAGCTGTGGGAGATCGAGGCGGCGATCACCGAGAAGACCGCCGCGGTGGCGTACATGCAGAAGTCGTACTCCCAGCCCGACCTCGAGGACGTCTGTGCGGTCGCACACGAACACGACGTGCCCGTGATCGTCGACGCGGCCGCCGAGTTGCCGCCGAAACGGAACCTCTCGCGCTTTATCGACGAGGGCGCCGACCTCGTCGTCTTCAGCGGCGGGAAGGCGATCCGCGGCCCGCAGGCCTCGGGGATTTTAGCGGGCCGCGAGGACCTCATCGAGTCCGCGGCGATGCAACACCTCGACATGCACGTCGCCGAGGACGTCTGGGAGCCGCCGGCGAACCTGATCGACCTCGAGCGGTTCGCGGGCGTCCCGCGCCAGGGTGTCGGCCGGCCGCTCAAGGTCGGGAAGGAGGAGATCGCGGGGCTCATCCGTGCCCTGCAGCTGTTCGTCGATGAGGACCACGACGCTCGCGTACGCGAGTGGACGGAGCGAACGGACGGGATGGCGTCGGCGCTCCGCGAGGAAGAGGGCCTCTCGATTACGGTTACGGAGGCGGAGAAGACGGCAGTCGCACCGGAGGTGTACGTCACGCTCGATCCGGAGATCGCGGGGATCGACGTCGAGACGCTCGTCGCCGAGTTGCGAACGGAGGACCCGCGCGTGTTCGTCGGTCCCGACTACCTCCACGAGTCGGCGTTCACCGTGAACCCGATGTGTCTCACCGACGAGGAGGCCGAGTACGTCGTCGAGCGGATCCGGTCGTACCTGGCGTAG
- a CDS encoding flavin reductase family protein codes for MKRVPFSEAVARKFPESVVLIVAPDEDGDPNVMPAGWSMFTSNDPLMIAVSVGLERYTHGLLEAAADYVIAFPSEAQTDDIVFCGSNSGADVDKVAASGLSLAEPAVGSTPILEDAAACFECRPGPAFRTGDHTVFAGEVVAAHVSETHEERVKNLGRAWGDGPERFKTLSQLLEMDRESVSSDETPRETARDCPDRSLE; via the coding sequence GTGAAGCGCGTTCCGTTCAGCGAAGCCGTCGCCCGGAAGTTTCCAGAATCGGTCGTCCTCATCGTCGCGCCCGACGAGGACGGCGATCCGAACGTCATGCCGGCAGGGTGGAGCATGTTCACCTCCAACGACCCGCTGATGATCGCCGTCAGCGTGGGCCTCGAGCGGTACACCCACGGCTTACTCGAGGCGGCCGCGGACTACGTGATCGCGTTCCCGAGCGAGGCGCAGACGGACGACATCGTCTTCTGTGGATCGAACTCCGGCGCCGACGTCGACAAGGTCGCGGCGTCAGGACTGTCGCTCGCCGAACCGGCGGTCGGATCGACGCCGATCCTCGAGGACGCAGCCGCGTGTTTCGAGTGCCGGCCGGGGCCGGCGTTTCGGACGGGCGATCACACCGTCTTCGCGGGCGAGGTCGTCGCCGCCCACGTCTCAGAGACACACGAGGAGCGAGTGAAGAATCTCGGGCGGGCGTGGGGCGACGGACCGGAGCGGTTCAAGACGCTCTCACAGCTCCTCGAGATGGACCGCGAGTCGGTTTCGAGCGATGAGACGCCACGAGAGACAGCGCGAGACTGCCCTGATCGGTCGCTCGAGTGA
- a CDS encoding LLM class flavin-dependent oxidoreductase — protein sequence MKFGVFQNQYYTPGDDFEVTDLVEQAELMEDLGFDGAALGERHVHEEGVVEPLTALSALAARTETLELATMAMLPALYNPLHLAEKVAMIDRLSGGRMRFGAAIGYRERELEPFGVSLDDRVPKFMESLSLLKRLWAQDSVSHDGEAWSFEDVFVSPRPAGSMPVWIGGHADIAIKRAAYRGDAWIASASSTTDDLAHQIGVYEDSLEEFEMDRADNDVVLMRDCFVADSLEDARETIEPHLLELYRMYARWGQTYMDEHEVEVDYDELEEKFVLGSPEDCLEKLRTYEDLGVDQVYLRVQFPGQPQDVTLECLERIGDEIIPKLD from the coding sequence ATGAAGTTCGGCGTCTTCCAGAACCAGTACTACACGCCCGGCGACGACTTCGAGGTGACCGACCTCGTAGAGCAGGCCGAGTTGATGGAGGACCTGGGCTTCGACGGCGCAGCCCTGGGCGAGCGTCACGTCCACGAGGAAGGGGTGGTGGAGCCGCTCACCGCGCTGTCGGCGCTGGCGGCCAGGACCGAGACGCTCGAGCTGGCGACGATGGCGATGCTGCCGGCGCTGTACAACCCGCTCCACCTCGCAGAGAAGGTGGCGATGATCGACCGCCTCTCCGGCGGCCGAATGCGCTTCGGCGCGGCGATCGGCTACCGCGAACGCGAACTCGAGCCGTTCGGCGTCTCGCTCGACGACCGGGTGCCGAAGTTCATGGAGTCGCTGTCGCTGCTCAAGCGGCTGTGGGCCCAAGACAGCGTCTCCCACGACGGCGAGGCGTGGTCGTTCGAGGACGTGTTCGTCAGCCCCCGACCGGCGGGGTCGATGCCGGTCTGGATCGGCGGCCACGCCGACATCGCCATCAAGCGGGCGGCCTATCGCGGCGACGCCTGGATCGCCAGCGCCTCCTCGACCACCGACGACTTAGCGCACCAGATCGGCGTCTACGAGGACTCCCTCGAGGAGTTCGAGATGGATCGCGCGGACAACGACGTGGTCCTCATGCGCGACTGCTTCGTCGCCGACTCCCTCGAGGACGCCCGCGAGACGATCGAGCCCCACCTGCTCGAACTCTACCGGATGTACGCTCGGTGGGGCCAGACGTACATGGACGAACACGAGGTCGAAGTCGACTACGACGAACTCGAGGAGAAGTTCGTCCTCGGCTCCCCCGAGGACTGCCTCGAGAAGTTGCGGACGTACGAGGACCTCGGCGTCGACCAGGTCTACCTCCGGGTTCAGTTCCCCGGCCAGCCACAGGACGTCACCCTCGAGTGTCTCGAGCGCATCGGCGACGAAATCATTCCGAAACTCGACTGA
- a CDS encoding zinc-dependent alcohol dehydrogenase — translation MTTNHTVVFTDVESPAIEERPVPKPEADQVLIRSNRTLVSTGTELTALAGDVPRGSSWDDHIEYPFTPGYNNIGTVVETGDDVASVSTGQRVATYGGHAEYVCTAAAACRPIPDGVTDDEATFFTIAEIVMNGVRRSDLTWGESATVYGLGLLGQLAVRVCSAAGARPVVGFDVADSRLEYLPDDPGVVGANPLSDDPESTVRAAGNDRLADVVFEVTGNPDVITDEFNVLREQGRLVVLSSPRGETTIDLHDHCNAPSYAIIGAHNASHPPVATPGNPWTQHRHAELFFDLVEDGTLEVAPLISHTESYREAPRLYGDLLEDRSEAMGVVLEWE, via the coding sequence ATGACCACAAACCACACAGTCGTATTCACGGACGTCGAATCGCCAGCGATCGAAGAGCGGCCGGTTCCGAAACCAGAGGCGGATCAGGTGCTGATCCGCTCGAACCGCACGCTCGTCAGTACCGGCACCGAACTGACCGCGCTCGCCGGTGACGTTCCGCGCGGTTCGAGCTGGGACGATCACATCGAGTACCCGTTTACGCCCGGATACAACAACATCGGGACGGTCGTCGAAACCGGCGACGACGTCGCGTCGGTTTCGACGGGGCAGCGCGTCGCCACCTACGGCGGTCACGCAGAGTACGTCTGCACCGCCGCCGCCGCCTGCCGGCCGATTCCCGACGGCGTAACCGACGACGAGGCGACGTTCTTCACCATCGCCGAGATCGTGATGAACGGCGTGCGACGGAGCGATCTCACCTGGGGTGAGTCGGCGACCGTCTACGGGCTCGGGCTCCTCGGCCAGCTGGCCGTTCGCGTCTGCAGCGCCGCCGGCGCTCGACCGGTCGTCGGATTCGACGTCGCAGACTCCAGACTCGAGTATCTCCCCGACGATCCGGGCGTCGTCGGGGCGAACCCGCTCTCGGACGATCCCGAGTCGACCGTGCGGGCGGCGGGCAACGACCGCCTCGCCGACGTCGTCTTCGAGGTGACGGGCAATCCCGACGTGATCACCGACGAGTTCAACGTCTTGCGCGAGCAGGGTCGACTGGTCGTCCTGAGCAGCCCCCGCGGCGAGACGACGATCGACCTCCACGACCACTGTAACGCGCCCAGTTACGCCATCATCGGGGCGCACAACGCTTCCCACCCGCCGGTCGCGACGCCGGGGAACCCGTGGACCCAACACCGCCACGCCGAGTTGTTCTTCGACCTCGTCGAGGACGGGACGCTCGAGGTCGCGCCGCTGATCAGCCACACCGAGTCCTACCGGGAGGCGCCGCGGCTGTACGGGGACCTGCTCGAGGACCGCTCGGAGGCGATGGGCGTGGTTCTCGAGTGGGAGTGA
- a CDS encoding Gfo/Idh/MocA family protein, producing the protein MNDPTIGYIGLNHHHTEPYLGTLAELPADVTCACEPDESFDTDAVDGLGDVPLYREPETLLEAEAPDAVWITLSNRETPRVVEAAVDRGIDVYTEKPAARTAADLEALVETAEGSDATVCVSYTWRGHPASAELRSRAAQGFFGDLRALEARFLASQLAYRDADHYLFDRAASRGGIVQWLGIHWIDLLPWILDDPIARVNASLEFETPGVDVEDGAVVQFELASGTMGSLQCGYYLREGRYDTALSITGMDGRATWDPMGDYFGFEDETTVEFESTSDEYASTPRRFLTYDYEPVPGYGGGFGYDFMAQFLEARVNDDVDVPADLRDALEVVRVLDAIYESAKAEGWVAVENAKLEG; encoded by the coding sequence ATGAACGACCCCACGATCGGTTACATCGGACTGAACCACCACCACACGGAACCCTACCTCGGAACGCTCGCCGAGCTGCCGGCGGACGTGACCTGCGCCTGCGAGCCAGACGAGTCCTTCGACACCGACGCCGTCGACGGCCTCGGCGACGTCCCGCTGTACCGGGAGCCGGAGACCCTGCTCGAGGCGGAAGCGCCGGACGCGGTCTGGATAACGCTCTCGAACAGGGAGACGCCCCGCGTCGTCGAGGCCGCCGTCGACCGCGGGATCGACGTCTACACCGAGAAGCCGGCGGCGAGGACCGCGGCGGATCTCGAGGCGCTCGTAGAGACCGCCGAGGGATCGGACGCGACCGTCTGCGTCTCCTACACCTGGCGGGGCCACCCGGCCTCGGCGGAACTCAGGTCTCGCGCCGCGCAGGGCTTTTTCGGCGACCTCCGGGCGCTCGAGGCGCGGTTTCTCGCCTCACAGCTCGCGTACCGCGACGCCGACCACTACCTGTTCGACCGGGCGGCGAGCCGGGGCGGCATCGTCCAGTGGCTCGGCATCCACTGGATCGACCTCCTCCCGTGGATCCTCGACGACCCCATCGCCCGCGTGAACGCGAGCCTCGAGTTCGAGACGCCCGGCGTCGACGTCGAGGACGGCGCGGTCGTTCAGTTCGAACTCGCCTCGGGCACGATGGGGTCGCTGCAGTGTGGGTACTACCTCCGCGAGGGCCGCTACGACACCGCCCTGTCGATCACCGGGATGGACGGCCGCGCCACGTGGGACCCGATGGGCGACTACTTCGGCTTCGAGGACGAGACGACAGTCGAGTTCGAGTCGACCAGCGACGAGTACGCGAGCACGCCGCGGCGGTTCCTGACGTACGACTACGAGCCGGTTCCCGGCTACGGCGGCGGGTTCGGCTACGACTTCATGGCGCAGTTCCTCGAGGCCCGCGTCAACGACGACGTCGACGTGCCGGCTGACCTGCGGGACGCCCTGGAAGTCGTCCGGGTGCTCGACGCGATCTATGAGTCGGCCAAGGCAGAGGGGTGGGTGGCGGTCGAAAACGCGAAACTCGAGGGCTGA
- a CDS encoding AAC(3) family N-acetyltransferase, with translation MTGTPDPADGTVSTADLVADLERLGLRDGDEVAVHGALSSIGWVEGGANAVIDALCTAVGSEGTVVVPTFTPFVVREEPFDRERTRSRTGAITETLRTRPDAVRSAHPTHSVSAIGPAATTLTTDHALERSLGADSPLHRLARRGGSILLVGVGHERNSTIHVAEALAELPYKTGTNRVLVRDGDGTVRTVETARVGCGKGFSALEPLADDAGVLRRGHIGRAPAQLMDGDAIIEAALEALEDDPGFLLCAEPDCWWCPEARERIE, from the coding sequence ATGACCGGGACACCGGATCCGGCCGACGGAACGGTCTCGACGGCGGATCTCGTCGCGGACCTCGAGCGACTCGGACTCCGCGACGGCGACGAGGTCGCGGTTCACGGCGCGCTCTCGAGCATCGGCTGGGTCGAGGGCGGCGCGAACGCGGTCATCGACGCGCTCTGCACCGCCGTCGGGAGCGAGGGAACGGTCGTCGTTCCCACGTTTACACCGTTCGTCGTCCGTGAGGAGCCGTTCGATCGCGAGCGGACCCGGTCGCGAACCGGGGCGATCACCGAGACGCTCCGCACTCGCCCCGACGCCGTTCGGAGCGCACACCCGACGCACTCGGTGTCGGCGATCGGTCCGGCAGCGACGACGCTGACGACGGATCACGCCCTCGAGCGATCGCTGGGCGCCGACAGCCCGCTGCACCGCCTGGCGAGACGCGGCGGCTCGATCCTGCTCGTCGGCGTCGGTCACGAGCGAAACTCGACGATTCACGTCGCGGAGGCGCTCGCCGAGCTGCCGTACAAGACGGGGACGAACCGGGTCCTCGTTCGCGACGGGGACGGAACCGTGCGGACGGTCGAGACGGCGCGCGTCGGCTGCGGTAAAGGGTTTTCGGCGCTCGAGCCGCTCGCCGACGACGCGGGCGTTCTCAGGCGCGGTCACATCGGTCGAGCGCCCGCGCAATTGATGGACGGCGACGCGATCATCGAGGCGGCACTCGAGGCGCTCGAGGACGATCCCGGTTTCCTGCTCTGTGCCGAACCGGACTGCTGGTGGTGTCCGGAGGCGCGAGAACGCATCGAGTGA
- a CDS encoding zinc-dependent alcohol dehydrogenase: protein MSGVTEPPVGASQQAVVTDGTGEAWAEEREVPEPGPGEALVRVTAIGICGSDVGLIHGEGPPWTDYPIVLGHEVAGEVVALGDGVDDLEVGQRVALHGFVFCGTCEGCRDGRYYQCDELKEIGFTIDGGYRKYAAWPAYTLTPLPDDVSDVQASQIDSAGCTLHAMHRVATSFTDTAAVLGPGSLGLYGVQLLRAQGVDDVVLTGTRDERLEAGERLGATRTVNVREEDPVEALMEHTDGRGVDLCIEAAGAGDVLETCVQSAAKQGTIALTGVFGQQKDLDPDQIVAKELTIVGGVTAAHAVDEVIELFRRGDLTTEGVVTHEFPLEEFETALDTVQNRRDGVVKAVLRP from the coding sequence ATGAGCGGCGTGACGGAGCCGCCGGTCGGAGCGTCCCAGCAGGCCGTCGTGACGGACGGAACGGGCGAGGCCTGGGCCGAAGAACGCGAGGTTCCGGAGCCGGGGCCGGGCGAGGCGCTCGTCCGCGTCACCGCGATCGGAATCTGCGGCAGCGACGTCGGCCTCATCCACGGCGAGGGGCCGCCGTGGACGGACTACCCCATCGTCCTCGGCCACGAGGTGGCCGGCGAGGTCGTCGCGCTCGGCGACGGCGTCGACGACCTCGAGGTCGGCCAGCGGGTCGCCCTCCACGGCTTCGTCTTCTGTGGCACCTGCGAGGGGTGCCGTGACGGCCGCTACTACCAGTGTGACGAGCTGAAGGAGATCGGCTTCACCATCGACGGCGGCTACCGGAAGTACGCCGCGTGGCCGGCGTACACCCTCACGCCGCTGCCCGACGACGTTTCGGACGTTCAGGCGAGCCAGATCGACTCGGCGGGCTGTACGCTCCACGCGATGCACCGCGTCGCCACGTCGTTCACCGACACCGCGGCGGTGCTCGGCCCCGGCTCGCTCGGCCTCTACGGCGTCCAGCTCCTCCGCGCCCAGGGCGTCGACGACGTCGTCCTCACCGGCACGCGCGACGAGCGCCTCGAGGCCGGCGAACGACTCGGCGCGACGCGAACGGTCAACGTCCGCGAGGAAGACCCGGTCGAGGCGCTGATGGAGCACACCGATGGACGGGGCGTCGACCTCTGTATCGAGGCCGCCGGCGCTGGCGACGTCCTCGAGACCTGCGTCCAGAGCGCCGCCAAGCAGGGAACCATCGCGCTCACGGGCGTCTTCGGTCAGCAGAAGGACCTCGATCCGGACCAGATCGTCGCCAAGGAACTGACCATCGTCGGCGGGGTAACCGCCGCCCACGCGGTCGACGAGGTCATCGAACTGTTCCGCCGGGGCGACCTGACGACGGAGGGCGTCGTCACCCACGAGTTCCCGCTCGAGGAGTTCGAAACGGCGCTCGACACCGTCCAGAACCGTCGCGACGGCGTCGTGAAGGCGGTGCTCCGCCCGTAG
- a CDS encoding fumarylacetoacetate hydrolase family protein, whose product MRTVRFEDETGYARRGEWTDDGIVANGNTYDPAEANVLPPSEPTKIVCQAGGYMDHREESGFDDRPERPELFLKTPNCVVAHGDAIELPPGRESVEFEAEFGIVISEQCRAVSEADAMEYVEGFTCVNDISNRDDQEQERNWVRGKAFDASCPIGPVVATPDEVPDDAALTLRLNGETKQETTREHMIFSVPELVADVSELITLEPGDVIATGTPFGPDELAPGDTVEVEFDGVGTLENHVIAR is encoded by the coding sequence ATGCGAACGGTACGATTCGAAGACGAGACCGGCTACGCCCGGCGCGGCGAGTGGACCGACGACGGCATCGTCGCGAACGGTAACACGTACGATCCAGCTGAAGCGAACGTCTTGCCGCCCTCGGAACCGACGAAGATCGTCTGTCAGGCCGGCGGCTACATGGACCACCGCGAGGAGTCCGGCTTCGACGACCGCCCCGAGCGCCCCGAACTGTTTTTGAAGACGCCCAACTGCGTCGTCGCCCACGGCGACGCGATCGAGTTGCCGCCGGGCCGCGAGAGCGTCGAGTTCGAAGCCGAGTTCGGCATCGTCATTTCCGAGCAGTGTCGCGCAGTGTCGGAGGCCGACGCAATGGAGTACGTGGAAGGATTCACCTGCGTCAACGACATCTCGAACCGCGACGACCAGGAGCAAGAACGCAACTGGGTCCGCGGGAAGGCCTTCGACGCCTCCTGTCCGATCGGGCCCGTGGTGGCGACGCCCGACGAGGTGCCGGACGATGCGGCGTTGACCCTGCGCCTCAACGGCGAGACGAAACAGGAGACCACTCGCGAGCACATGATCTTCTCGGTACCGGAGCTGGTGGCGGACGTCAGCGAACTCATCACGCTCGAGCCCGGGGACGTGATCGCCACCGGCACGCCGTTCGGCCCGGACGAACTCGCCCCCGGCGACACCGTCGAAGTCGAGTTCGACGGCGTCGGCACCCTCGAGAACCACGTGATCGCGCGATAA